From Prionailurus viverrinus isolate Anna chromosome B2, UM_Priviv_1.0, whole genome shotgun sequence, the proteins below share one genomic window:
- the RNASET2 gene encoding ribonuclease T2, protein MKPAAARSLLLCALCLAMCRVGGASSDNHEWKKLIMVHHWPVTVCKEVGKDCRDPPDYWTIHGLWPDKAEECNRSWHFNFQEIKDLLPEMKMYWPDVLHPLNHSHFWQHEWEKHGTCAAQVDTLNSQKRYFGSGLDLYQKLALNSMLQKLGIKPSINYYQISDIKDALASIYGVIPKVQCLPPESGEEVQTIGQIEVCFTKGLQLRNCTEPGEPEEPASRRPGAGGPGLEVCEDGPAFYPPPDETRKH, encoded by the exons ATGAAGCCTGCAGCCGCTCGCAGCCTGCTCCTGTGCGCCTTGTGCCTGGCGATGTGCCGCGTGGGCGGCGCGAGCAG TGACAACCACGAGTGGAAAAAGCTAATTATGGTTCACCACTGGCCCGTAACAGTGTGCAAG GAAGTTGGAAAGGACTGCAGAGACCCTCCGGACTACTGGACGATACACGGATTATG GCCTGACAAAGCGGAAGAGTGTAACAGATCGTGGCACTTCAACTTCCAAGAGATTAAG GACCTCCTGCCGGAAATGAAGATGTACTGGCCTGATGTGCTCCATCCGCTAAATCACAGCCATTTCTG GCAGCACGAATGGGAGAAGCACGGCACGTGTGCGGCCCAGGTGGACACCCTCAACTCTCAGAAGAGATACTTCGGGAGCGGCCTGGACCTGTACCAGAAGCTGGCGCTTAACAG CATGCTCCAAAAGTTGGGAATAAAGCCGTCTATCAATTACTACCAG ATTTCAGACATTAAAGACGCCCTTGCCAGCATATATGGAGTCATCCCTAAAGTCCAGTGCCTTCCACCAGAATCG GGTGAGGAGGTGCAGACCATCGGCCAGATAGAGGTGTGCTTCACCAAGGGGCTGCAGCTACGCAACTGCACGGAGCCCGGGGAGCCCGAGGAGCCCGCGTCCCGCCGGCCCGGAGCGGGGGGCCCGGGGCTGGAGGTCTGTGAGGACGGCCCCGCCTTCTACCCCCCACCCGACGAGACTCGGAAACACTGA